A region from the Volucribacter amazonae genome encodes:
- the rseB gene encoding sigma-E factor regulatory protein RseB has translation MKKTLLKLTALLATLGYTLPIWADEQAQALLMEMSQATQQGNYDLSFIAINPLDTISLRYRHIKEDNKTYAQLLSLDNSPQEIIQRDDLVSYFGNSYQPFSLYADNIVDNLPNVLRTDFVRLTENYDFTNIGRNRIANRVVQTIRIQPKDNFRYQYVLFIDEQNHLLLRSDLLDREGNLLEQFRVLNMYMLDDPAPLLNYINSVYFPPSINQKDEQVTTLAMNWSPSWVPKGFTRIKTARQQVDNVLIESQSYSDQLFSFSLYVSDSALPESQEMVWKQGAYTIYSESINNKEVTLIGQIPLTTAKRIVQDVQFHSK, from the coding sequence ATGAAAAAAACATTATTAAAATTGACCGCACTTTTGGCTACCTTGGGTTATACCTTGCCTATTTGGGCTGATGAACAGGCACAAGCATTATTAATGGAAATGTCCCAAGCTACGCAACAAGGCAATTATGACTTATCTTTTATTGCTATTAATCCCCTTGATACCATATCTTTACGTTATCGGCATATTAAAGAGGATAATAAAACTTATGCTCAATTATTAAGTTTAGATAATAGCCCACAAGAAATTATTCAACGTGATGATCTTGTGAGTTATTTTGGTAATAGTTACCAACCTTTTTCTTTGTATGCGGATAATATTGTAGATAATTTGCCTAATGTTTTGCGTACCGATTTTGTGCGTTTAACGGAAAATTATGATTTTACCAATATTGGACGTAATCGTATTGCTAACCGAGTTGTGCAAACCATACGTATTCAACCTAAAGACAATTTTCGTTATCAATACGTTTTATTTATTGATGAACAAAATCATTTATTATTACGCAGTGATTTGCTTGATCGTGAGGGGAATTTATTAGAGCAATTTCGGGTGTTAAATATGTATATGCTTGATGACCCAGCCCCTTTATTGAATTATATTAATTCTGTTTATTTTCCGCCAAGCATCAATCAAAAGGACGAACAAGTCACAACCTTAGCGATGAATTGGTCGCCAAGTTGGGTACCAAAGGGTTTTACTCGGATTAAAACCGCACGTCAACAAGTTGATAATGTACTCATTGAAAGTCAATCTTATAGCGATCAGCTATTTTCGTTTAGTTTGTATGTTTCCGATAGTGCTTTGCCTGAAAGCCAAGAAATGGTTTGGAAACAAGGGGCTTACACGATTTATAGTGAAAGCATTAATAATAAAGAAGTTACGCTTATTGGACAAATTCCGCTTACCACTGCAAAACGTATTGTTCAAGACGTTCAATTTCATTCAAAATAA
- the rpoE gene encoding RNA polymerase sigma factor RpoE: MSEQLTDQALVERVQQGDKKAFNLLVSRYQNKLAGLLSRYVSANDIPDVVQESFIKAYRSLDSFRGESAFYTWLYRIAVNTAKNYLTAQGRRPPKEDILAEEAESYEVGSHLRDVETPENLMLSAELKQTVFDTINSLQEELKTAITLREIEGMSYEEIAEIMECPVGTVRSRIFRAREIIESKIAPLMQR; encoded by the coding sequence ATGAGTGAACAGCTAACAGATCAAGCTTTGGTAGAAAGAGTACAGCAGGGAGATAAAAAAGCCTTTAATTTATTGGTATCTCGTTATCAGAATAAACTGGCTGGACTGCTGAGTCGCTATGTATCTGCTAATGATATACCTGATGTAGTGCAGGAATCCTTTATAAAAGCGTACCGCTCTTTGGATTCTTTTCGTGGCGAAAGTGCTTTCTATACATGGCTTTATAGAATTGCGGTCAATACTGCTAAAAATTATTTAACGGCACAAGGTCGCCGTCCGCCTAAGGAAGATATTTTAGCGGAAGAGGCGGAAAGTTATGAAGTGGGTAGCCATTTACGTGATGTAGAAACGCCAGAAAACTTGATGTTGTCAGCAGAGTTAAAGCAAACCGTATTTGATACCATTAATAGTTTGCAAGAAGAATTAAAAACGGCTATTACCTTGCGAGAAATTGAAGGTATGAGCTATGAAGAAATTGCGGAAATAATGGAATGCCCTGTCGGTACAGTGCGTTCACGCATTTTCCGAGCAAGGGAAATTATTGAAAGCAAAATCGCCCCTTTAATGCAACGCTAA
- the greB gene encoding transcription elongation factor GreB encodes MAKSNYITRSGWNALDQELKYLWKEERPKVTQAVSDAAALGDRSENAEYIYGKRRLREIDRRVRFLMKRLEVLQIVDYHPRQEGKVFFGAWVEVENQQGEIKQYRIVGCDEFDPAKNWISIDSPVARALIGKQIDDEIKVQTPSGLNTLYINRIWYQE; translated from the coding sequence ATGGCAAAATCAAACTATATTACTCGCTCGGGCTGGAATGCCTTAGATCAGGAATTAAAATACCTATGGAAAGAAGAACGCCCTAAAGTAACCCAAGCGGTTTCCGATGCAGCAGCATTAGGCGATCGCAGTGAAAATGCCGAATATATTTATGGAAAACGGCGTTTACGCGAAATTGATCGGCGTGTCCGTTTTTTAATGAAACGCTTGGAAGTATTACAAATTGTGGATTACCACCCTCGTCAGGAAGGCAAGGTCTTTTTTGGTGCTTGGGTAGAAGTAGAAAATCAACAAGGGGAAATAAAACAATATCGTATAGTTGGTTGTGATGAATTTGATCCTGCTAAAAATTGGATCTCCATTGATTCGCCTGTGGCTAGAGCATTGATTGGTAAACAAATTGACGATGAAATTAAGGTGCAAACACCGTCAGGCTTAAATACCTTATATATTAATCGGATTTGGTATCAGGAATAA
- a CDS encoding SoxR reducing system RseC family protein: MLTENAVVLSYCNGIAKVQCESQSACGSCAAKQGCGTSVLSELAGEKGKHILTVESLIPLKAGQIVQIGLAEKSLIFTALLMYMVPLISILLTTFITENLFVNELTRATLIFLTTALSFLLVRRYSKQLNQQRAYQPVLLRVIG, from the coding sequence ATGCTGACAGAAAACGCTGTTGTATTAAGTTATTGTAATGGCATTGCGAAAGTGCAATGTGAAAGCCAATCTGCTTGTGGCAGTTGTGCAGCGAAACAGGGGTGTGGAACTTCAGTGCTTTCTGAATTAGCAGGAGAAAAGGGAAAACATATATTGACGGTGGAAAGCCTAATTCCCCTCAAGGCAGGGCAAATTGTGCAAATTGGCTTAGCAGAAAAATCGCTGATTTTCACCGCACTTTTAATGTATATGGTGCCATTAATCAGTATCTTATTGACGACTTTTATTACAGAAAATCTTTTTGTCAATGAATTAACAAGGGCGACGCTTATTTTTCTGACTACCGCACTGAGTTTTTTATTGGTACGCCGATACAGCAAACAGCTTAATCAACAACGGGCTTATCAACCTGTTTTGTTGAGGGTTATTGGCTAA
- the asnC gene encoding transcriptional regulator AsnC — MHQIDNLDQNILRVLTKDARTPYAEMAKNFGVSPGTIHVRVEKMRQANIIEGTKIRINERKLGYDVCCFIGIILKSAKDYEKVIRQLETFDEVVEAYYTTGNYSIFIKVMTHTIEELHNVLVTKIQLIDEIQSTETLISMQNPIKRDIKP; from the coding sequence ATGCACCAAATTGATAATTTAGATCAGAATATACTACGCGTATTAACCAAAGATGCTCGTACCCCTTATGCCGAAATGGCGAAAAATTTTGGCGTTAGCCCCGGAACAATCCATGTACGAGTAGAGAAAATGCGTCAAGCCAATATCATTGAAGGCACAAAAATCCGCATTAATGAGCGTAAACTCGGCTATGACGTGTGCTGTTTTATCGGCATTATCCTAAAAAGTGCTAAAGACTACGAAAAAGTGATTAGACAGTTAGAAACCTTTGATGAAGTGGTGGAGGCTTATTATACCACAGGGAATTATTCCATTTTCATTAAGGTAATGACTCATACTATTGAAGAATTGCATAACGTACTGGTAACGAAAATTCAGTTGATTGATGAAATTCAATCTACCGAAACCTTAATTTCTATGCAAAATCCGATTAAGCGGGATATTAAACCGTAA
- the udp gene encoding uridine phosphorylase → MSEVFHLGLTKAMLDNAKLAIVPGAPERVERIAKQLDQPRFLAATREFTSWLGYLNGKAVIVCSTGIGGPSVSIAVEELAQLGIRTFLRIGTTGAIQPHINVGDTIITTGAVRLDGASLHFAPLAYPAVADFSCTSALYNVSQKYAKQATYVGITASSDTFYPGQERYDTYSGKIWRDYQGSLKQWQELNVLNFEMESATLFTMCSALGLKAGMIAGVIVNRSQQEIPDEQLIHSTEQNAIDIVIKAAEKLI, encoded by the coding sequence ATGTCTGAGGTATTTCATCTAGGCTTAACGAAGGCAATGCTAGATAATGCAAAATTAGCCATTGTACCCGGTGCCCCTGAACGTGTTGAACGTATTGCTAAACAACTCGATCAACCTAGATTTCTTGCGGCAACCAGAGAATTTACTTCTTGGTTAGGCTACCTTAATGGTAAAGCGGTTATTGTTTGTTCTACGGGGATCGGAGGACCGTCCGTTTCCATTGCTGTAGAAGAACTTGCCCAATTAGGAATTCGCACCTTTTTACGAATTGGTACAACAGGTGCAATCCAACCACATATTAATGTCGGTGATACCATTATTACCACTGGTGCTGTTCGCCTTGATGGCGCAAGTTTACATTTTGCCCCATTAGCTTACCCTGCCGTAGCGGATTTTAGCTGCACTTCCGCTTTGTATAATGTTTCACAAAAATATGCCAAACAAGCCACTTATGTTGGAATTACCGCTTCTTCCGATACTTTTTACCCAGGGCAAGAGCGTTATGATACTTATAGCGGTAAAATTTGGCGAGATTATCAAGGTAGCTTAAAACAATGGCAAGAATTGAATGTGCTGAATTTTGAAATGGAATCTGCTACTTTATTTACTATGTGCTCAGCACTTGGATTAAAAGCAGGTATGATAGCGGGAGTAATCGTCAATCGTAGCCAGCAAGAAATTCCTGATGAGCAACTTATCCATAGTACCGAGCAAAACGCAATTGATATTGTCATCAAAGCCGCTGAAAAATTAATTTAA
- the envC gene encoding murein hydrolase activator EnvC — protein MSWFWAKQKTRQICTALLFTCGYFPYSLANDLSQIQQQIKQTEQQIAQQKRQQQQLQTQLKHQETHINQVVNQLRQVENELRESNKLIQETEQQIQQLEKQQQQQKEKLAKQLDSAYRTGTNPALLEKLLSEKAQNADRMKMYYEHINQARINLIEDLKQTQQQLSENKAFIEQQKQQQQQKITTQKQQQQTLQRTQNERQQTLDQLNKTLQQDENRLAQLRANENALKQQIQRAEKAARQQEQQEREAYAKKKAEEERKNNRPYQPTAQEQQLLRQAGGLGQPRKQFAFPVAGNILHRYGTSQVGELKWKGIVITAKAGTAVKAIADGRVILANWLQGYGLVVVIEHGKGDMSLYGYNQAISVKEGSLVRAGQKIAEVGSSGGQGRSSLYFEIRRQGNAVNPIGWLK, from the coding sequence ATGAGCTGGTTTTGGGCAAAACAAAAAACACGACAAATTTGCACCGCACTTCTATTTACTTGTGGTTATTTTCCTTATTCGCTTGCCAATGATTTATCACAAATTCAACAGCAAATTAAACAAACTGAACAACAAATTGCTCAACAAAAGCGACAACAACAGCAATTACAAACACAATTAAAACATCAAGAAACCCATATTAATCAAGTGGTTAATCAACTACGCCAAGTAGAAAATGAATTACGGGAAAGCAATAAACTTATTCAAGAAACAGAACAACAAATTCAACAACTTGAAAAGCAACAGCAACAACAGAAAGAAAAATTAGCCAAACAATTAGATTCTGCTTACCGTACAGGCACTAACCCGGCTTTATTGGAAAAATTATTATCGGAAAAAGCACAAAATGCCGATCGAATGAAAATGTATTATGAGCATATTAATCAAGCTCGCATAAATTTAATTGAGGATTTAAAACAAACCCAACAACAATTATCAGAAAATAAAGCCTTTATTGAGCAACAAAAACAGCAACAACAACAGAAAATCACAACGCAAAAACAGCAACAGCAAACCTTACAGCGCACACAAAACGAGCGACAACAAACCCTTGATCAGCTTAATAAAACCTTGCAACAAGATGAAAATCGCTTGGCACAATTAAGAGCAAATGAAAATGCGTTAAAACAACAAATTCAACGGGCTGAAAAAGCTGCTCGCCAGCAAGAACAGCAAGAGCGTGAGGCTTATGCAAAGAAAAAGGCGGAAGAAGAGCGTAAAAATAACCGTCCTTATCAACCAACTGCACAAGAACAACAGCTATTACGTCAAGCAGGTGGGCTGGGGCAGCCACGCAAACAATTTGCTTTTCCTGTGGCTGGAAATATTTTGCATCGTTACGGCACAAGCCAAGTAGGCGAACTAAAATGGAAAGGTATTGTTATTACCGCTAAAGCAGGAACAGCGGTCAAAGCCATTGCTGATGGACGTGTGATTTTGGCAAATTGGTTACAAGGCTATGGTTTAGTGGTGGTGATTGAGCATGGCAAAGGCGATATGAGCTTATATGGTTATAACCAAGCTATTAGCGTCAAAGAAGGCAGTCTAGTTCGTGCAGGGCAAAAAATTGCCGAAGTAGGTAGTTCCGGCGGGCAAGGACGATCCTCCTTGTATTTTGAAATCCGCCGTCAAGGCAACGCTGTTAATCCAATAGGTTGGTTAAAATGA
- a CDS encoding Tex family protein — MLNQQISQIIAAELAVQPQQILAAIGLLDDGNTIPFIARYRKEVTGGLDDSQLRHFETRLTYLRELEDRRQTILKSIDEQGKLTEPLHQKILACQSKTELEDLYLPYKPKRRTKGQIAIEAGLEPLADLLWQNPQTDPELAATDYLNAEQGFADSKAVLDGARYILMERFAEEAELLAKIRQYLQQNALLVSKVIAGKENDGAKFQDYFDHQELLRQVPSHRALAMLRGRNEGILQLSLNADPEADESNRHSYCEEIIRQHLNVHLQQQPADKWREQVIAWTWKIKISLHLETELMTALREKAEEEAINVFARNLSALLMAAPAGAKTTIGLDPGLRTGVKVAVVDNTGKLLATDTIYPHTGQEQKAMLSLFNLIKTHQVELIAIGNGTASRETERFAKEVVKQCGENKPQTVVVSEAGASVYSASELAAAEFPELDVSLRGAVSIARRLQDPLAELVKIEPKAIGVGQYQHDVNQSQLARKLDAVVEDCVNAVGVDLNTASAPLLARVAGMTKTLAQNIVAYRDENGRFASRNDLKNVPRLGPKAFEQCAGFMRIAQGNNPLDASGVHPEAYPVVEKILQATAQSIQQLMGNTSVIRQLDAKQFTDQQFGLPTVQDIFKELEKPGRDPRGEFKTATFMDGVENIDDLKAGMILEGTITNVTNFGAFVDIGVHQDGLVHISSLSDKFVDDPHQVVKTGDIVKVKVLEVDIARKRIALTMRLDENIGEKNNAKTDRTSATKSAKPTRQQNHKTQNSAMGNAFADALKNWKR, encoded by the coding sequence ATGTTAAATCAACAAATCAGCCAAATTATCGCCGCCGAATTAGCGGTACAACCTCAACAAATTCTCGCTGCCATAGGCTTACTTGATGACGGTAATACCATTCCTTTTATTGCACGTTACCGTAAAGAGGTAACAGGGGGGCTTGATGATAGCCAACTACGCCATTTTGAAACCCGTTTAACCTATTTGCGTGAATTAGAAGATCGCCGCCAAACTATTTTGAAGTCCATTGATGAACAAGGCAAATTAACTGAACCTTTGCACCAAAAAATCCTCGCTTGCCAAAGTAAAACCGAACTTGAAGATCTTTATTTGCCTTATAAACCGAAACGGCGTACCAAAGGGCAAATTGCTATTGAAGCAGGACTTGAACCTCTTGCGGATTTATTATGGCAAAATCCACAAACCGATCCTGAGCTTGCTGCCACAGATTATCTTAACGCAGAACAAGGTTTTGCTGACAGCAAAGCGGTACTAGATGGGGCGCGTTATATTTTAATGGAACGCTTTGCCGAAGAAGCGGAATTATTAGCGAAAATTCGTCAATATTTACAACAAAATGCCTTATTGGTATCTAAAGTCATTGCTGGCAAAGAAAATGATGGGGCAAAATTCCAAGATTATTTTGATCACCAAGAATTATTACGTCAAGTGCCTTCCCATCGTGCTTTGGCGATGCTACGAGGACGCAATGAAGGCATCTTACAACTAAGTTTAAACGCCGATCCTGAGGCAGATGAAAGCAATCGTCATAGCTATTGTGAAGAAATTATTCGCCAACATCTCAATGTCCATTTACAGCAACAACCTGCGGATAAATGGCGTGAACAAGTGATTGCTTGGACGTGGAAAATTAAAATTTCCCTGCATTTAGAAACAGAATTAATGACCGCATTACGAGAAAAAGCGGAAGAAGAGGCAATTAATGTTTTTGCCCGCAATCTCAGTGCCTTATTAATGGCAGCCCCTGCTGGAGCAAAAACCACCATTGGACTTGATCCCGGGTTACGCACAGGGGTAAAAGTGGCTGTTGTGGATAACACAGGCAAATTACTGGCAACCGACACTATTTATCCCCACACAGGGCAAGAACAAAAAGCAATGCTCAGTTTATTTAACTTGATCAAAACCCATCAAGTAGAGCTTATTGCCATTGGTAATGGTACTGCCTCTCGAGAAACAGAGCGATTTGCCAAAGAGGTCGTCAAACAATGTGGCGAAAACAAACCGCAAACAGTAGTGGTTAGCGAGGCTGGCGCTTCCGTCTATTCCGCCTCCGAATTAGCTGCCGCAGAATTTCCTGAGCTTGACGTATCTTTACGTGGTGCGGTATCCATTGCACGCCGTTTGCAAGATCCCCTTGCCGAATTAGTCAAAATTGAACCAAAAGCCATTGGCGTTGGACAATATCAACACGACGTTAATCAAAGCCAATTAGCACGCAAACTTGATGCGGTGGTTGAGGATTGTGTAAATGCCGTTGGGGTGGATCTCAATACCGCCTCTGCACCATTGTTAGCAAGGGTCGCAGGTATGACCAAAACCTTAGCACAAAATATTGTGGCATATCGTGATGAAAATGGACGCTTTGCCAGCCGTAACGACTTGAAAAACGTGCCAAGACTTGGACCAAAAGCCTTTGAGCAATGTGCAGGCTTTATGCGTATTGCCCAAGGTAACAATCCACTCGATGCTTCTGGTGTCCACCCAGAAGCCTACCCTGTGGTAGAAAAAATCTTACAAGCTACCGCCCAATCTATTCAACAGTTAATGGGTAATACCAGTGTTATTCGCCAACTTGATGCCAAACAATTTACTGACCAACAATTTGGTTTACCTACCGTACAAGATATTTTCAAAGAGCTAGAAAAACCCGGACGAGATCCGCGTGGAGAATTTAAAACCGCCACCTTTATGGACGGCGTAGAAAATATTGATGATCTCAAAGCAGGTATGATTTTGGAAGGCACGATTACCAATGTAACCAACTTTGGAGCGTTCGTGGATATTGGCGTTCACCAAGATGGCTTAGTGCATATTTCTTCATTAAGCGATAAATTTGTTGATGATCCCCATCAAGTGGTCAAAACAGGCGATATTGTTAAAGTGAAAGTGCTGGAAGTAGATATAGCGCGCAAACGTATCGCTTTAACAATGCGATTAGATGAAAATATTGGCGAAAAAAATAATGCTAAAACTGACCGCACTTCAGCAACAAAATCAGCTAAACCTACTCGTCAGCAAAACCATAAAACCCAAAATTCAGCAATGGGTAACGCCTTTGCAGATGCGTTGAAGAATTGGAAACGGTAA
- a CDS encoding succinate dehydrogenase assembly factor 2 → MCKYNKLRIEWDCRRGMLELDNIIMPFYQQHFDHLTDQQKEIFIRLLACSDLELFSWLFKGSQPQDLELREMITHIQQTLTK, encoded by the coding sequence ATGTGCAAATATAATAAATTAAGAATTGAGTGGGATTGTCGGCGTGGTATGTTGGAGCTAGACAATATTATTATGCCTTTTTATCAACAACATTTTGACCATTTAACAGATCAACAAAAAGAGATTTTTATTCGTTTATTGGCTTGTTCTGATTTGGAGCTATTTTCTTGGTTATTTAAAGGCTCTCAACCGCAAGACCTTGAATTGCGTGAGATGATCACCCATATTCAACAAACATTAACAAAATAA
- the nlpD gene encoding murein hydrolase activator NlpD, whose product MKKSFLLLPLASLVLTACSSSTPAPVENADGTLTPGIMQPIESTGATSGAWEPEIQQQSMPTNMQAPVNQSSNTPNYTQPVAQQVSSTVQQNTATQVSQDFTIPRNAQTNAPDYSKIDKGFYKGETYQVRKGDTMFLIAYISGLDVKELAALNNMSEPYQLSIGQVLRVSNGNNNVTPTANQTVANNTATAQAVNEPAVTYTPAANGTQYGSDGTIIGPVKATASTNAPAKSTGVSTPNPTPITTPTTTTTIANTAPAVTPTSNIAWRWPANGKIIQGFSSSDGGNKGIDIGGSRGQAVNAAAAGTVVYAGNALRGYGNLIIIKHNDDYLSAYAHNESILVKEQQTVSAGQQIAKMGSSGTNEVKLHFEIRYRGKSVDPVRYLPKR is encoded by the coding sequence ATGAAAAAATCGTTTTTATTATTGCCTTTAGCGAGCTTGGTGCTTACCGCTTGTAGTTCCAGTACCCCTGCCCCCGTAGAAAATGCAGACGGTACGTTAACCCCGGGTATTATGCAACCCATTGAATCCACAGGGGCGACAAGTGGGGCTTGGGAGCCTGAAATTCAGCAACAAAGTATGCCGACCAATATGCAAGCACCTGTTAATCAATCCTCAAACACGCCAAACTATACTCAACCTGTTGCGCAACAGGTATCAAGTACAGTACAACAAAATACTGCAACACAGGTATCTCAAGATTTTACCATTCCTCGTAATGCTCAAACGAACGCACCAGATTACAGCAAAATAGACAAAGGTTTTTATAAAGGCGAAACCTATCAAGTGCGTAAAGGCGATACTATGTTTTTAATCGCCTATATTTCAGGTTTAGATGTAAAAGAACTTGCGGCATTAAATAATATGAGCGAGCCTTACCAATTAAGCATTGGACAAGTGTTAAGAGTATCCAATGGTAACAATAATGTTACTCCAACAGCAAACCAAACTGTAGCGAATAATACGGCAACAGCCCAGGCTGTGAATGAACCTGCGGTAACCTATACACCAGCGGCAAATGGTACACAATATGGTTCTGATGGTACGATTATTGGCCCAGTCAAAGCCACCGCAAGTACCAATGCCCCAGCGAAATCTACCGGCGTATCAACCCCTAATCCAACGCCAATTACCACACCGACTACCACTACAACTATTGCAAATACCGCCCCAGCGGTAACCCCAACTAGCAATATTGCGTGGCGTTGGCCAGCAAATGGCAAAATTATCCAAGGTTTCTCAAGCTCTGACGGTGGTAATAAAGGCATTGATATTGGTGGTTCAAGAGGACAAGCGGTAAATGCCGCCGCCGCAGGTACGGTAGTCTATGCAGGAAATGCTTTGCGTGGTTATGGCAACCTTATCATTATTAAACATAACGATGATTATCTCAGTGCTTATGCCCACAATGAAAGCATTTTAGTCAAGGAACAACAAACCGTTTCCGCTGGGCAACAAATCGCCAAAATGGGAAGCTCTGGTACAAATGAAGTTAAACTGCATTTTGAAATCCGTTACCGCGGAAAATCCGTTGATCCAGTGCGTTATTTGCCGAAGAGATAA
- a CDS encoding sigma-E factor negative regulatory protein yields the protein MQKELLSAYMDGEQVSNQVIDEIHQDPQLQQSWHHFHLVRSVMRQETSEVILGQDFTAKMASIIEQEVSYQEQPTVAEVEKSPFVQKLRRLFMPMTQVAVAAGVCLVAVLGVQSFNGSDNMASADVDTPVLQTLPFNNNVQAVSYNAPAQDVVTAEQLEQKSKRIEAMLQDYELQRRVNSHSAQNQ from the coding sequence ATGCAAAAAGAGTTACTTTCGGCCTATATGGATGGAGAACAAGTAAGTAACCAAGTGATTGATGAAATTCACCAAGATCCGCAATTACAGCAAAGTTGGCATCATTTTCATCTTGTCCGTTCTGTTATGCGTCAGGAAACCAGTGAGGTTATTTTAGGACAGGATTTTACTGCTAAAATGGCATCAATTATTGAACAGGAAGTCAGTTATCAAGAACAACCGACGGTTGCAGAAGTGGAAAAATCACCATTTGTGCAAAAATTACGTCGTTTGTTTATGCCGATGACACAAGTGGCGGTAGCAGCTGGCGTTTGTTTAGTCGCTGTATTAGGCGTGCAATCTTTTAATGGTAGTGATAATATGGCGAGTGCTGATGTGGATACCCCTGTCCTGCAAACTTTGCCTTTTAATAATAATGTGCAAGCAGTGAGTTACAACGCCCCAGCACAAGATGTTGTAACCGCAGAGCAATTAGAACAAAAGAGTAAACGTATTGAGGCGATGTTGCAAGATTATGAATTGCAACGCCGAGTTAATAGCCATTCGGCACAGAACCAGTAA
- a CDS encoding divergent polysaccharide deacetylase family protein, producing MSKKIIQSAVAFGFFFLTFIPQLYAGKLAIVIDDIGYRQREDSAIYALPPQISVAIIPSAPYAKQRNQLAYQQGRDILIHLPMQAKNNMKLEPGGLYLGMNQSEVEQRVAKAKEIVSYAIGLNNHTGSAATSNAPLMDYLMQALQQHHLFFLDSRTIGSSVASKIARQRGINALDRDIFLDDSDQLADVERQFQRAIQYARKQGKAIVIGHPRPNTIKVLQAGLRQLPPDIQLVSIGSLWHNEKVTPAKPFILLFSDQAAPTSTAPFAPVVGLRGMPQ from the coding sequence ATGAGTAAAAAAATAATACAAAGTGCGGTGGCTTTTGGCTTTTTTTTCTTAACGTTTATTCCTCAACTTTATGCAGGAAAATTAGCCATTGTGATCGATGATATTGGTTATCGTCAACGTGAAGACAGTGCCATTTACGCCTTACCTCCACAAATTTCAGTGGCGATTATCCCCTCTGCTCCTTACGCCAAACAACGCAATCAACTTGCCTACCAACAAGGGCGAGATATTCTTATTCATCTGCCTATGCAAGCAAAAAACAATATGAAATTAGAGCCGGGTGGGCTTTATCTTGGTATGAACCAAAGCGAAGTGGAACAACGAGTCGCTAAAGCGAAAGAGATTGTATCCTATGCCATAGGCTTAAATAACCATACAGGCAGTGCGGCAACCTCTAATGCCCCTTTAATGGACTATTTAATGCAAGCGTTACAACAACACCATTTATTTTTCCTTGATAGCCGTACCATTGGCAGTAGTGTTGCCAGTAAAATCGCTCGCCAACGGGGTATCAACGCCCTAGATCGAGATATTTTTTTAGATGATAGCGACCAACTTGCCGATGTAGAACGCCAATTTCAACGTGCGATCCAATATGCACGCAAACAAGGTAAAGCCATTGTTATCGGACACCCTCGTCCAAATACAATCAAGGTATTACAAGCAGGGCTACGCCAATTACCGCCAGATATTCAATTAGTTAGCATTGGCAGTTTATGGCATAATGAAAAAGTCACGCCAGCCAAACCTTTTATTTTATTATTTAGCGATCAAGCAGCCCCTACATCTACTGCCCCTTTTGCTCCCGTAGTAGGCTTACGGGGTATGCCACAATAA
- a CDS encoding low molecular weight protein-tyrosine-phosphatase, whose translation MQQIGVLFVCLGNICRSPMAEYVMRDKLKKAKLDKWVVVDSAGTAGYHDGEDMHRGTAKILRQYHIDKQGFVSRKIRSQDWQQFDYIIAMDNSNLSDLQRFFQPDKQRLFKITDLCPTLGYDHIPDPWYTGDFQQTYDLLNQCCDALLVKLQQQLGKK comes from the coding sequence ATGCAACAGATTGGGGTGTTATTTGTTTGCCTTGGGAATATTTGTCGCTCGCCAATGGCAGAATATGTTATGCGTGATAAGTTGAAAAAAGCCAAATTAGATAAATGGGTTGTGGTTGATAGTGCAGGGACTGCGGGTTATCACGATGGTGAGGATATGCACCGAGGGACAGCTAAAATATTGCGTCAATATCATATTGATAAACAGGGTTTTGTTAGCCGTAAAATTCGTTCGCAGGATTGGCAACAATTTGATTATATTATTGCTATGGACAACAGTAATTTAAGCGATTTACAACGTTTTTTCCAACCTGATAAACAAAGATTGTTTAAAATTACCGATCTTTGCCCTACTTTAGGCTATGACCATATCCCTGATCCTTGGTACACAGGGGATTTTCAGCAAACCTATGATTTGCTTAATCAATGTTGTGATGCCTTGTTAGTGAAACTGCAACAACAGTTAGGCAAAAAATGA